From Demequina capsici, one genomic window encodes:
- a CDS encoding DUF1761 domain-containing protein: MEWLSFAGVSWLGVVVAFVVSFVFGWLWYSPLLFFPVWSRLGRLDEDKLKNANMGAVFGQMIVGNVIGVIGLAFLMAAIGASGVLSGLVLGLIVGLAFRAGAHMVHNGFAQRAGGITLIDSAHDTIALMIAGLVLGLFM; the protein is encoded by the coding sequence ATGGAGTGGCTGTCTTTCGCAGGGGTGAGCTGGCTGGGCGTCGTCGTCGCCTTCGTCGTCTCTTTCGTCTTCGGGTGGCTCTGGTACTCGCCTCTTCTCTTCTTCCCGGTATGGAGCCGCCTGGGCAGGCTCGACGAGGACAAGCTGAAGAACGCCAACATGGGCGCCGTGTTCGGCCAGATGATCGTGGGCAACGTGATCGGCGTGATCGGGCTGGCGTTCCTGATGGCGGCGATCGGCGCCTCGGGCGTGCTGTCAGGACTGGTGCTCGGCCTCATCGTCGGGCTCGCGTTCCGTGCCGGCGCGCACATGGTGCACAACGGCTTCGCGCAGCGGGCGGGAGGGATCACCCTGATCGACTCCGCCCACGACACGATCGCGCTGATGATCGCAGGCCTGGTGCTCGGCCTGTTCATGTGA
- a CDS encoding TetR/AcrR family transcriptional regulator encodes MPRIDAPTVAEHHALRRSALLEAGRTLLADDGPDAVTPKAVGAAAGIARSSVYQYFPSAAELMAAIVEDAFAQANAVLRDALYEADSPTGRLDAYLRTSLALATGHSHSIFDGVDLTTLPGHTLARIDELHREQMEPLLTAIRECGAREPGIAAQLVGGMLSAAARAVQLGADPADAERTLLEAVHHGPVPHPPAAD; translated from the coding sequence ATGCCACGGATCGATGCACCCACAGTCGCCGAGCACCACGCGCTCCGACGTTCCGCCCTGCTCGAGGCCGGACGGACACTGCTCGCCGACGACGGACCTGACGCCGTCACGCCGAAGGCCGTCGGCGCTGCCGCGGGCATCGCCCGCTCGAGCGTCTACCAGTACTTCCCGTCAGCCGCGGAGCTCATGGCCGCGATCGTCGAGGACGCGTTCGCGCAGGCGAACGCAGTCCTGCGGGACGCGCTCTACGAGGCCGACTCGCCCACTGGAAGGCTCGACGCCTATCTCAGGACGAGCCTCGCACTCGCGACCGGCCACTCCCACTCGATCTTCGACGGCGTCGATCTCACGACGCTGCCCGGGCACACCCTTGCCCGCATCGACGAACTTCACCGCGAGCAGATGGAGCCGCTCCTGACCGCGATCAGGGAGTGCGGCGCGCGCGAGCCAGGCATCGCCGCGCAGCTGGTGGGCGGGATGCTCAGCGCCGCGGCCCGAGCGGTGCAGCTGGGCGCAGACCCCGCGGACGCCGAGCGCACGCTCCTGGAAGCGGTCCACCACGGGCCCGTTCCGCACCCGCCCGCCGCGGACTAG
- a CDS encoding N-acyl homoserine lactonase family protein, with amino-acid sequence MGMLFPEIDVVALNCGRVRVRPKNIRGTGTPMLWWTLTARTWSQWLPVHAFLVSHPQGTLLFDTGQSPASLAPGYYPRGLVGWVFRRQAEFQVEAEHGLTAQLTAAGSSIAEVDLVAVSHLHQDHAGNVALFGESPVLLSRAEHDLLSEKDPSLHGVLVDHVGAANYRPVDFPPPADPDLAMFEGAHDVFGDGALVLVPTPGHTSGSMSLLVRRAGAAPLLLVGDLTYDPALLEDGIVPDVGDRRAQREASRRVRELIEALPGLVVLAAHDPEAEARLTSA; translated from the coding sequence ATGGGCATGCTATTCCCCGAGATCGACGTCGTCGCCTTGAACTGCGGACGCGTGAGGGTGAGGCCCAAGAACATCCGCGGCACGGGCACCCCCATGCTGTGGTGGACGCTCACAGCGCGCACGTGGTCCCAGTGGCTGCCGGTGCATGCCTTCCTCGTGTCCCACCCCCAGGGCACGCTCCTGTTCGACACCGGCCAGTCGCCCGCATCGCTCGCCCCGGGCTACTACCCGCGCGGGCTCGTCGGCTGGGTCTTCCGCCGGCAGGCGGAGTTCCAGGTGGAGGCCGAGCATGGTCTGACCGCACAGCTCACGGCGGCAGGCTCGTCGATCGCCGAGGTGGACCTCGTGGCCGTCTCGCATCTGCATCAGGACCATGCGGGCAACGTCGCGCTGTTCGGCGAGAGTCCGGTGCTGCTCTCACGAGCGGAGCACGACCTCCTCTCGGAGAAGGATCCGTCGCTGCACGGCGTGCTGGTCGACCACGTCGGTGCCGCGAACTACCGGCCCGTGGACTTCCCGCCGCCCGCCGACCCCGATCTCGCGATGTTCGAGGGCGCGCACGACGTGTTCGGCGATGGGGCGCTCGTGCTCGTCCCCACGCCCGGTCACACGTCGGGCTCCATGAGCCTGCTGGTGAGAAGGGCCGGCGCGGCACCCCTGCTGCTTGTCGGGGACCTCACCTATGACCCGGCACTGCTGGAGGACGGCATCGTCCCCGATGTCGGAGACCGACGAGCGCAGCGGGAGGCGTCGCGTCGCGTGAGGGAGTTGATCGAGGCGCTGCCGGGACTGGTCGTGCTGGCCGCTCACGATCCCGAGGCCGAGGCCCGGCTCACCTCGGCCTGA
- a CDS encoding SDR family NAD(P)-dependent oxidoreductase: MADNHSGNILITSSLSALTPTPYESIYGPTRAFMYSFAQGLREEMREHGVNVTALLPGATATEFHDRAGMQNTAFGDNSRKTDPALVARLGVEALFEGEDHVVGGRARTRRNAWKHRLGSEESKARRFAKLSRPR, translated from the coding sequence ATGGCCGACAACCACTCCGGCAACATCCTCATCACCTCGTCCCTATCCGCGCTGACGCCGACACCGTACGAGTCCATCTACGGACCCACCCGCGCATTCATGTACTCCTTCGCGCAAGGCCTGCGCGAAGAGATGCGCGAACACGGCGTCAACGTCACCGCCCTCCTGCCCGGCGCGACCGCGACCGAGTTCCACGACCGAGCGGGCATGCAGAACACCGCCTTCGGCGACAACTCCCGCAAGACCGACCCCGCGCTCGTCGCACGGCTCGGCGTCGAGGCTCTCTTCGAGGGCGAGGACCACGTCGTCGGAGGTCGTGCACGGACCCGACGCAACGCGTGGAAGCACCGGCTTGGTTCCGAGGAGAGCAAGGCCCGCAGGTTCGCGAAGCTCAGCCGGCCCCGGTGA
- a CDS encoding nucleotidyl transferase AbiEii/AbiGii toxin family protein, producing the protein MAAHARKRPCLAAEDGRIVPQGTACNSKRIGDPAVSPNPQRGTPDGDAVLAIRSLARATAGDVQELQTLYVLEAFLARIAASEHRDDFVLKGGVLLAAFALRRPTKDIDLQATGLANEAYDVAERVRAIASIDIADGVVFDAASVTATAIRDEDEYAGVRVRLVGHLGRSRVTIGIDVNFGDPIWPAPTVVEVPRLLQLGQTDIRLLGYPLTMVLAEKIITMLDRGEANTRWRDFADVYTLTRSRDVDASELRASFETVARHRGVELGPIRPALAEMPPLAQAKWAAWRKRTGRLDDLPEAFDHVLDAVSEFADPVLGSQRVRDWDPVARRWG; encoded by the coding sequence ATGGCTGCGCACGCGAGGAAACGGCCCTGCCTCGCTGCTGAAGATGGCCGCATCGTTCCCCAAGGCACAGCCTGCAATTCGAAACGCATTGGAGATCCTGCTGTGAGCCCGAACCCTCAGCGCGGCACGCCCGACGGGGACGCAGTCCTCGCTATCCGCAGCCTGGCGCGGGCAACGGCTGGCGACGTCCAAGAGCTCCAGACGCTGTACGTGCTTGAGGCGTTCCTCGCCCGTATCGCTGCGAGCGAGCATCGCGACGACTTCGTGCTCAAGGGTGGAGTCCTGCTCGCGGCATTCGCCCTCAGACGGCCGACGAAGGACATCGACCTGCAGGCCACGGGTCTCGCGAACGAGGCGTACGACGTCGCCGAGCGGGTCCGCGCGATCGCATCGATCGACATTGCGGACGGTGTTGTCTTCGACGCCGCGAGCGTGACAGCGACCGCGATCCGCGACGAGGACGAGTACGCAGGAGTCCGAGTCCGCCTCGTCGGACATCTCGGCCGTTCGCGAGTGACCATCGGTATCGACGTCAACTTCGGCGATCCGATCTGGCCCGCGCCCACGGTCGTGGAGGTTCCCCGGCTGCTCCAGCTCGGGCAGACCGACATCAGGCTGCTCGGCTATCCGCTGACGATGGTGCTTGCCGAGAAGATCATCACCATGCTCGACCGCGGCGAGGCGAACACCCGCTGGCGGGATTTCGCCGACGTCTACACGCTCACGCGCTCCAGAGACGTGGACGCGAGCGAGCTTCGCGCATCGTTCGAAACTGTCGCTCGCCACCGCGGCGTCGAACTGGGGCCGATCCGGCCCGCGCTCGCCGAAATGCCACCACTCGCGCAAGCCAAGTGGGCCGCCTGGCGAAAGCGCACCGGAAGGCTCGATGACCTCCCTGAAGCATTCGACCACGTGCTCGACGCCGTCTCCGAGTTCGCCGACCCAGTCCTCGGATCCCAGCGCGTGCGTGACTGGGATCCCGTGGCGCGGCGCTGGGGCTGA
- a CDS encoding type IV toxin-antitoxin system AbiEi family antitoxin domain-containing protein, translated as MASSADPTMLHYESLADHGLTRHRLRALLGAGEYERIAPGLFLRAGEADDTTAAWMAIAVKRPQATLCLLSALALHELTDEIPTRSHIAIPRGMQPIEAPTAPIAWHRFDAATFDIGRGKHELPGGLSIGLYSPERTIIDLFRLRHDWGGDLAIDALKRWLRTRGNGPASLLKMAASFPKAQPAIRNALEILL; from the coding sequence ATGGCTTCATCTGCAGATCCCACGATGCTCCACTACGAGTCGCTCGCGGATCATGGCCTGACCAGGCACCGACTCCGAGCCTTGCTAGGCGCGGGGGAGTACGAGCGCATCGCGCCCGGCCTGTTCCTGCGCGCCGGCGAGGCTGACGACACGACGGCGGCGTGGATGGCGATCGCCGTCAAGCGTCCGCAAGCGACGCTGTGCCTGCTCTCGGCGCTCGCCTTGCATGAGCTGACCGACGAGATCCCTACGCGCTCCCACATCGCTATCCCGCGCGGGATGCAGCCGATCGAGGCGCCGACGGCTCCGATCGCATGGCACCGATTCGACGCAGCGACATTCGACATCGGGCGCGGCAAGCATGAGCTTCCCGGCGGGCTGTCGATCGGGCTGTACTCGCCGGAGCGGACGATCATCGACCTGTTCCGACTGCGGCACGACTGGGGGGGCGACCTCGCTATCGACGCACTCAAGCGATGGCTGCGCACGCGAGGAAACGGCCCTGCCTCGCTGCTGAAGATGGCCGCATCGTTCCCCAAGGCACAGCCTGCAATTCGAAACGCATTGGAGATCCTGCTGTGA
- a CDS encoding aminotransferase has product MGDTHFAAWNEATAARIARDMFGIDVASVRLLGSNEDLNARIEMADSVPLVLKVTHPGISRDALEAQVAAADHLTAAGLGLVVPRTHPTVQGDPIGAVEWSDGTRLVRLLDFVPGGSPTEAARPPAGAADRLGAAAGALTAALTGFTHPGLLGGGDWDLREAGRIVAASRLHLDPDVVTQVDLAMRLAEERLGPLRDTLRVQATHGDLTGDNLLCDASGAIVGVIDFGDLGLGWVAAEAAVTASSLLQHDGDALALAFDAIAAFDARLPLTEPEIAALWPAILMRAAVLVASAGRVLAADPSNEYAAARMPLERRILARALELELDEAEALLRHALGRVPALPSVLGLMVDGLADAPCLDLTVTSQVHDSGSWTDPDASVQALLALARASGSAVTAYGERRLTASAAAGDPPRSLALGIDLAVPVGTRVVAPAAGTVAVGEVLTLAFDEGGAVLVHGTSASVTHGERVVAGQELGVAVRPDDMAVLHVQLAACASLTPPPLARPAQERAWRELCPDPSSLIGRTSVAVQDADADRLARRRDDVVARVQEHYYAQPPRIERGWRHHLIDVDGRAYLDMVNNVAILGHGEPRLAHAVDAQMRRLNTNSRFHYGAIVELSERLASLAPDGLDTVMLVNSGSEAVDLALRIVRAVTGREDVLALTEAYHGWTVGADAVSTSLGDNPRALDTRPSWVHLLDAPNTYRGTHRGDDAHRYLPDALDRIAALDDAGVSLAGFIAEPLFGNGGGIALPDGYLAGVWAAIRARGGLCISDEVQVSYGRLGHHFWGFEQQGAVPDVITVAKAMGNGHPLGAVITSREVADAFAVEGSFFSSAGGSPVSCVVGTAVLDILESDGLQDNARVVGDRLADGLRALAGAHPALGAVHGMGLYLGVEVVAGGPDAPDPAGAREICDALLDQGVIVQPTGDHKNVLKIKPPMTIDEAAVDRFLAALDRVLTWREARRAL; this is encoded by the coding sequence ATGGGTGACACTCACTTCGCCGCCTGGAACGAGGCGACCGCCGCACGGATCGCGCGAGACATGTTCGGCATCGACGTGGCCTCGGTGCGTCTGCTCGGCTCGAACGAGGACCTCAACGCACGCATCGAGATGGCCGACAGCGTGCCGCTCGTGCTGAAGGTCACCCATCCAGGGATCTCACGCGACGCGCTCGAGGCGCAGGTGGCCGCCGCCGATCACCTGACGGCGGCCGGCCTCGGGCTCGTGGTCCCGCGCACGCACCCGACAGTCCAGGGTGACCCGATCGGCGCCGTCGAGTGGTCGGACGGCACGCGCCTGGTGCGCCTGCTCGACTTCGTCCCTGGCGGCAGCCCCACGGAGGCGGCGAGGCCTCCCGCAGGAGCCGCCGATCGCCTCGGCGCTGCCGCCGGCGCTCTCACCGCCGCGCTCACCGGCTTCACGCATCCCGGCCTGCTGGGCGGCGGCGACTGGGACCTGCGCGAGGCAGGTCGGATCGTCGCCGCGTCGCGCCTTCACCTCGACCCCGACGTCGTGACCCAGGTGGACCTGGCCATGCGCCTGGCAGAGGAGCGCCTCGGCCCGTTGCGGGACACGCTTCGAGTACAGGCGACCCACGGGGACCTCACCGGCGACAACCTGCTGTGCGACGCCTCCGGCGCGATCGTCGGCGTCATCGACTTCGGTGATCTAGGACTCGGGTGGGTCGCGGCAGAGGCCGCGGTGACCGCATCGTCCCTCCTCCAGCACGATGGTGACGCGCTCGCGCTCGCGTTCGACGCGATCGCCGCCTTCGATGCGCGGCTGCCGCTGACCGAGCCCGAGATCGCGGCGCTGTGGCCCGCGATCCTGATGCGCGCAGCGGTGCTCGTCGCCTCCGCGGGTCGGGTGCTCGCGGCCGATCCCAGCAACGAGTACGCGGCCGCGCGCATGCCGCTCGAGAGGCGCATCCTCGCGCGTGCGCTCGAGCTCGAGCTGGACGAGGCCGAAGCGTTGCTCCGGCACGCGCTCGGTCGCGTGCCCGCCCTGCCGTCCGTCCTCGGGCTCATGGTCGACGGGCTCGCCGACGCCCCCTGCCTGGACCTCACGGTGACGTCGCAGGTCCACGACTCAGGCTCCTGGACCGATCCCGACGCGTCCGTCCAGGCCCTGCTGGCGCTCGCGCGCGCCTCCGGCTCCGCCGTGACGGCCTACGGTGAGCGACGCCTCACGGCGTCGGCTGCCGCGGGCGATCCGCCGCGCTCGCTGGCGCTCGGCATCGACCTCGCTGTCCCGGTCGGCACCCGCGTCGTCGCTCCCGCCGCGGGCACCGTCGCCGTCGGCGAGGTGCTTACGCTCGCATTCGACGAGGGCGGCGCCGTCCTGGTGCACGGCACTTCCGCGTCGGTCACGCACGGGGAGCGGGTCGTTGCGGGTCAGGAGCTCGGCGTCGCCGTCCGTCCCGACGACATGGCCGTCCTGCACGTCCAGCTGGCGGCCTGCGCATCCCTCACGCCGCCGCCGCTCGCCCGCCCCGCGCAGGAGCGGGCCTGGCGCGAGCTCTGCCCCGACCCGTCGTCCCTGATCGGGCGGACCTCCGTGGCCGTGCAGGACGCCGACGCCGACAGGCTCGCGCGGCGACGTGACGACGTGGTCGCACGGGTCCAGGAGCACTACTACGCGCAGCCGCCCCGGATCGAGCGCGGCTGGCGGCATCACCTGATCGACGTCGACGGTCGCGCCTACCTGGACATGGTCAACAACGTCGCGATCCTGGGCCACGGAGAACCGCGCCTGGCCCACGCCGTCGACGCGCAGATGCGAAGGCTCAACACCAACTCCCGCTTCCATTACGGCGCCATCGTGGAGCTGTCCGAGCGGTTGGCCTCGCTCGCGCCCGACGGGCTCGACACCGTCATGCTCGTCAACTCCGGCTCCGAGGCGGTGGACCTTGCGCTCCGCATCGTGCGCGCCGTCACCGGGCGGGAGGACGTGCTCGCCCTCACCGAGGCGTATCACGGCTGGACCGTCGGCGCCGACGCCGTCTCCACGTCGCTGGGCGACAACCCTCGCGCTCTCGACACCCGTCCGTCATGGGTGCACCTGCTGGACGCGCCCAACACCTATCGCGGCACGCATCGCGGCGACGACGCGCACCGATACCTTCCGGACGCCCTTGATCGCATCGCAGCCCTGGACGACGCAGGCGTGTCGCTCGCAGGCTTCATCGCCGAGCCGCTGTTCGGCAACGGGGGAGGCATCGCGCTTCCCGACGGCTACCTGGCGGGAGTCTGGGCCGCGATCCGCGCCCGGGGAGGGCTGTGCATCTCCGACGAGGTCCAGGTCAGCTACGGCCGCCTGGGGCACCACTTCTGGGGCTTCGAGCAGCAGGGAGCGGTGCCTGACGTGATCACTGTCGCGAAGGCGATGGGCAACGGGCATCCGCTCGGAGCCGTCATCACCTCCCGCGAGGTCGCCGACGCGTTCGCCGTCGAAGGGTCGTTCTTCTCGTCCGCCGGCGGCAGCCCCGTGAGCTGCGTGGTCGGAACCGCCGTGCTCGACATCCTGGAGTCGGACGGTCTGCAGGACAACGCGCGCGTCGTCGGCGACCGGCTGGCGGACGGGCTGCGCGCGCTCGCAGGTGCCCACCCCGCGCTCGGAGCCGTCCACGGCATGGGCCTGTACCTGGGAGTCGAGGTCGTCGCGGGCGGCCCCGACGCACCCGACCCTGCCGGCGCGCGCGAGATCTGCGACGCGCTGCTCGACCAGGGCGTGATCGTCCAACCCACGGGCGACCACAAGAACGTGCTCAAGATCAAGCCGCCCATGACCATCGACGAGGCCGCCGTTGACCGGTTCCTCGCTGCGCTCGACCGCGTGCTCACCTGGCGTGAGGCGCGCAGGGCGCTCTGA
- a CDS encoding sensor domain-containing diguanylate cyclase, translating into MTDDPAGVDHSHLLDAMANGVYAVDHDRRITFWNASAERISGYTREQTLGHLCGDGLLNHVNAEGRSICGSGCPLLATMVDGRTRTERVLLHHAAGHMVPVRVTASALRDADGAITGAVETFTDDSQTAAAEERLQVAERLAMTDPLTGLGNRRFLEHRLAERRAAMDDRGDFSLLMMDLDEFKYINDSAGHKAGDDALRTVAETLRHVVRADDDVVRLGGDEFVILTGALDAQELADLAMRIRSAIRQTRHRADGRPFRVTASVGATHGHRDDTVESAAARADVAMLQAKRSGRNTSVIWGLSSD; encoded by the coding sequence ATGACCGACGACCCCGCCGGAGTCGACCACTCGCATCTTCTCGATGCGATGGCGAACGGCGTCTACGCGGTCGACCACGACAGGCGCATCACGTTCTGGAACGCTTCGGCCGAGCGGATCTCCGGCTACACCCGCGAGCAGACTCTCGGGCACCTGTGCGGTGATGGGCTGCTCAACCACGTCAATGCGGAGGGCAGGTCGATCTGCGGTTCGGGGTGCCCGCTGCTCGCCACCATGGTCGACGGTCGCACACGCACCGAACGCGTGCTCCTGCATCACGCGGCGGGCCACATGGTTCCCGTGCGCGTGACCGCGAGCGCCCTGCGGGACGCGGACGGCGCCATCACGGGTGCGGTGGAGACCTTCACCGACGACTCGCAGACCGCCGCTGCGGAGGAGCGCCTGCAGGTCGCTGAGCGGCTCGCCATGACCGATCCGCTCACAGGCCTGGGCAACCGCCGGTTCCTCGAGCACCGTCTCGCAGAGAGGCGCGCCGCCATGGACGACCGGGGCGACTTCTCGCTGCTCATGATGGACCTGGACGAGTTCAAGTACATCAACGACTCGGCTGGGCACAAGGCGGGCGACGACGCTCTCCGCACGGTGGCCGAGACGCTTCGCCATGTGGTGCGCGCCGATGACGACGTGGTCCGGCTGGGCGGCGACGAGTTCGTGATCCTCACCGGAGCGCTCGATGCGCAGGAGCTCGCGGACCTTGCGATGCGGATTCGCAGCGCGATCCGCCAGACGCGACACCGCGCGGACGGGCGGCCGTTCCGTGTCACCGCGTCGGTGGGTGCCACGCACGGACATCGCGATGACACCGTCGAGTCCGCCGCGGCCCGCGCCGACGTCGCGATGCTTCAGGCGAAGCGGTCGGGCCGCAACACGTCGGTGATCTGGGGCTTGTCCTCGGACTGA
- a CDS encoding aldo/keto reductase: MTVNTDSAMTLGSLDLSNAPLALGGNVFGWTSDRADSFAVLDGFVGGGGVLIDTADSYSAWVPGHSGGESETMIGEWLAARGRRDDVLIATKVSQHPEFTGLAAANVRAAAEASLRRLGVDTIDLYYAHFDHGDPIEETAEAFSALVDDGLVREIAISNLTAERIDAWMAVADAEGLHEPVALQPHYNLMERTFEGDLRDAATRHGLGVLPYWGLAKGFLTGKYREADGAVDSPRASQALAYLDDRGRRVLSALDRVAIEHEADVAAVALAWLKAQPTVVAPIASARNAAQLETLLASMRLELNPSDLQALTEASAL; encoded by the coding sequence ATGACAGTCAACACAGACTCCGCGATGACGCTCGGCTCCTTGGACCTCTCGAACGCGCCCCTGGCACTCGGCGGCAACGTCTTCGGCTGGACGTCGGACCGGGCGGACTCGTTCGCCGTGCTCGACGGCTTCGTCGGCGGGGGAGGCGTGCTCATCGACACCGCCGACTCGTACTCGGCCTGGGTGCCGGGCCACAGCGGCGGCGAGTCCGAGACGATGATCGGGGAATGGCTCGCGGCTCGAGGCCGTCGGGACGATGTCCTGATCGCCACCAAGGTGTCCCAGCATCCCGAGTTCACGGGCCTCGCAGCGGCGAACGTGCGCGCCGCGGCGGAGGCGTCGCTCCGCCGCCTGGGCGTCGACACGATCGACCTCTACTACGCCCACTTCGACCATGGCGACCCGATCGAGGAGACCGCGGAGGCATTCTCCGCCCTCGTCGACGACGGCCTGGTGCGCGAGATCGCCATCTCGAACCTCACCGCCGAGCGCATCGACGCATGGATGGCCGTCGCTGACGCCGAGGGCCTCCACGAGCCTGTGGCGCTGCAGCCGCACTACAACCTCATGGAGCGCACCTTCGAGGGCGACCTCCGCGACGCTGCGACCAGGCACGGGCTGGGAGTGCTCCCGTACTGGGGCCTGGCCAAGGGCTTCCTGACCGGCAAGTACCGCGAGGCCGACGGTGCCGTGGACAGCCCGCGCGCGTCCCAGGCCCTCGCATACCTGGACGACCGTGGCCGCCGAGTGTTGTCCGCACTGGACCGTGTAGCGATCGAGCACGAGGCAGACGTGGCCGCCGTCGCGCTCGCATGGCTCAAGGCGCAGCCGACCGTGGTGGCGCCCATCGCGTCGGCACGCAACGCGGCCCAGCTGGAGACCCTGCTCGCGTCCATGCGGCTCGAGCTCAACCCGAGCGACCTCCAGGCGCTCACGGAGGCATCCGCTCTCTGA